Genomic segment of Flavipsychrobacter sp.:
GCTGCCTGCAAAAAGGACAGCTTTTCTTACACCTGCAAATGTGTAGATGCTACCAAACAGAGAGTAGATACTTTTATCAACTACCAACTACCCACATCGGGCGAGGCCTATTACGAGTGCAGGCGCTTTCAAGACACTGCCAATAAGTATGGCAGGCCATATGAATGTGATTTGACGAAGTAATTGGCGTTTTCCTCCCCTAAATGTCATATTTAATAAAAGCATTCTAACTTTTAACAGTTTTTTTTACCTTTACTAACTACATCTGTTTAATAACAGTAATACACAAAATTCAATTGGAAAAAGATGAAGAAATTAATATTCATTGCTATTGCTAGTTTGGCTATCACATCTTGTACTAAAGAGTATAAGTGTAACTGTGTTGACCCTGATAATTCAGCGAATAACGGCGTATTGCCTTTGAAAACTAACAAAAAGAGTGAAGCTACTCGTTTTTGCGACGATTACGAGTCTAAAGTACGTGGTGCCGGTATCTCTACCAAGTATGAGTGCAAAATAGACTAAGTACCACTACATTATATTATTGAAAGCCAGCTGCAAAATATATTTGTAGCTGGCTTTTTGTATTTCAGTCGGTCTAGTATTAACGACGGTATTCTAATAATTGTGCATAAGTTGGTAATAATTACTTAACGCTACAGCGGGGAAAATGAGGCTAATGACATAAATTGCAATATTGAAACTTTGAAGATATGACCACACCATATACTTACTCCAAAGCGTTAGATATTTGCTTAGAATACCAATATCTGGTAGACTGTGCCTTAAGTAGCGAGTACAGAGATCTGGGGCGTATTGAACATGTAGCGATATCACCGGCCAGCGAAAAAGAGAAAAATGAGTTTATAGAATACTTTAAAGCCTTCAACGATGTAGAAAAAGCACTTAGCTTTTTCGATACCAAAGAATATGATGTTGTACTGATCAGCCGAAACAAGCAAATGCAAGTGTCAGTTAGAGACCTAAGCGCCCATATTGCCTATCAAAAAGATAATAGAACCCAGATAATACTGGATTAATAAGCCCTATCCACAGCTGTTCCCGCACCATTATTGTTATACCGTTTGGACTTATTACAGATTAATGGTAAATTAAGTCATATATATTACGTTATATATGCCGCAACCTGATTTACAACAAAAATTAACCTCATCTTTCAAAGATCTGGTAACAGCAATTGCTGACCAGAACCTTGCGGAGATAGATATACTCGTAACCGTAGGAGGAAAACGTCCTGAATTTGACGATCTGATGCTACGCCTCAAAAAAATGCAAGGAATACTCACCGAAAAAGCTGTTGAACTCATAAAACTCTACAGAGCCAATGGTGGAGAAAATGAACAGCAAGTAACTGATGAGTGCAAAAGCATTATAGAAGAAACCATACAACGGTTCGTTAAACAGATATAGCCACCACATATTTATCGCATTAACATAAAAAGGATACAAACCTTTTAAAAGTTTGTATCCAGTGAGTTGACATGGATAATGTGTCTTAAAAGGGCTGGCGGCGCTTTACCGAAGTAATTAACCTAAAATTACTATTGTTTATTGAAACGAAAGGGAGTGTTTTCACCCTTTTTTATAAAAATCTAATACTTCAACTACTGATTATCAACAGTTTTCAAAAAACACATAACAAACATTTAAAATACATCGCCCATTCAGCAAGCTATAAACAAAAAAGAGAGGTGACTAGTCACCTCTCTTTGGTTTGCCATTCTCAACACCTATTAACCACCTATTTGGTAAGCTTAAACGTAGCAGTACCTTCTGTAGTTTTCACTTGCATCAGGTAAAGACCACTAGCCATGTCACTAGTAGACAATACTACATTAGCCCCCTCTGAGAATGTGTTAGTATAAACCACTGCTCCCGAAACATTAGTAATAGTTACCAGCTTATCACCAGCTATATTTTGTAAACCTGCCACTTTAACTTCTCCCTTCATTGGGTTAGGATAAACTGTTAAGTTGCTTAGGTTACTGTTTACGTTGGTCACATTAGTTGCCCATACAAAACGACCAGAGAATTTAGTGCTGGTTTCCTCAAAAACTATATTGTTGATGTTTTGATTGTTTGCATCTACAGTTATAGTAAGTGCAGGGTTGTCTTTACCCCATTGGTCGCCAAACAATTTGTACACACCATTAGCCAAGCTGCTGAAGCTGAATTTACCTGTTGCATCAGTAGTTGTAAAAGCCACGGCATTGTCCTTCATGTCTGTTAGTAACATAGTACGCCCTTCCAATGGATCGCCGGCAGCAGTACCTTTATTAGCACCTTGCAATACTGAACCACCTACAAAACCAGGACCACCAGGATTAGTACCTTGTACCATAGTAAAGTTCCAATAAGTTGGATTAGACTGCGTTGCAGCAGTTACAGGTGCAGCCCCAGACCATAAAAGGCTACCTACTCCTGATGTACTACCCGAATAATAAGTAGGCAAATAGTTATTATAATGCGGTGAGTTTGTCTTAAATGCTGCTTTAACTAACAACTGGCAGTTAGTACCTATTTGAGGATTAGGGAAACTAAATGCATGTATACTGTCGGCAATATCAGCACTATCAATGGCTGTAAGCGTGTAGCTGTTCCCTACTTGGCATTTTTTAATTAGCCATACTTTCATGTCCAGTATATTACCCTGACCAGAATTAGGAGCTACTGTCCCCCAAATATAAGACTGTGCATAAGATGCAGTAAGTGCACCGAACAGTACAGATAGTGTAAGAATTATTTTTTTCATCTATTAAAGTTTTATTGTGATTATAAAAAGCTGCGCAACTGCTTGTCAATTAAATTGACGAAACCAAGTGTAAAAATGTTAGTGCGAAAAACTAAAAAACTGTAATAAGTATCAGCTTTTTAACCAGTAGTTACTATATCACTTAAATATCTTATACCCAAGCGTAATGCGCATATATGGCTGGCTATATATTTTTTGCAACTCGGGGTCGGTAATAACAGTTTTGTTAACTGCAGACTGTTGCAACAATACATCTACCATATACCGCTCTGCAAAGGTGTAACGGAAGCCTAGCATAAATCCAACACGAGTAAAACTGTTTTGTGTATTGTTCGTATATGGTTTGTACTGACTTATAGGGCTGCCATAATTAGCAAAATAACTAGCAGGGTCTTGTGGTGGAGCAGGCAATGGTGGTGGAAGACTAGCAGCATACGTTTGCTTCGCCACTATAGTGTCCATGATCGTCATCCCTGTATAATCCAGTCTATTTTGCTGCACAGACAATACCTTACTAAAGTTAAAAGACACACCTCCATAAACAGAAAAGCGGGATGAAATATCATATTGCAATATCAATGGCAATTCTATATTCCAAAGCTGTTTTTGTTTTAGTTGATAGCTAACACGGGTAGAATCATACACCTTACCATAAATATAAGTTGCAATAAGGGTATCGGGTTTAAAGTCTATAGTATCTCCCTCTCTTATCACCAAGGTAGAATCAAAAGAAGTGCTAACAACGTTGTAATAAACTTCATCTGGTTTTGCAGAAGTGAACTTTGCATTACCCCATAGATAACTAGGCTGAAACACTAAAGAAAAGTGCGGTGCTACCATATATTGTAGATATGGTGACAACACAAACTTATCCGCTTTTGCCTGAGTATTAAAGCCGTATTCATAGCCTGCCTTAATACCTATCTCCCATCGGCGTGGCTTAGGAGGTGGGGGCGTTAAAGTATTGAATTCGTTAATGCCTAAGTTATCTTCATTTGCTGTTTCTTGTTCTTCTTTTTGTTTTTTCTTCCTTTCTTTTTTGAGTTGCTTCTTATTCTTAGATAAATAAGCCAGCTCGTTCGTTTTTTCTTCTTCCGCTGTCGTCTCTTCTGCTACTTCAAGCGATTGGGTTTGTGGAGTTTCTTCTTCTTGTTTCGTTTCTTGGGGTTGTTCTTTGGCTGCAGCTATTGCTTCTTCACTTGCTGTATTTTCTTCTGTATTAGTTTCTTCTTGTTTGTTTTCAGACTGGTCTGCTACAACTTCTTCTTCCTTCTTAATAGTCTCTTCAGTCTTCGTTTCTTCTTTTACAGGCGCAGCAACTTCTTGTGCTTGTTCTTTTGCGGTTGCTACTACTTGCGGCTC
This window contains:
- a CDS encoding T9SS type A sorting domain-containing protein encodes the protein MKKIILTLSVLFGALTASYAQSYIWGTVAPNSGQGNILDMKVWLIKKCQVGNSYTLTAIDSADIADSIHAFSFPNPQIGTNCQLLVKAAFKTNSPHYNNYLPTYYSGSTSGVGSLLWSGAAPVTAATQSNPTYWNFTMVQGTNPGGPGFVGGSVLQGANKGTAAGDPLEGRTMLLTDMKDNAVAFTTTDATGKFSFSSLANGVYKLFGDQWGKDNPALTITVDANNQNINNIVFEETSTKFSGRFVWATNVTNVNSNLSNLTVYPNPMKGEVKVAGLQNIAGDKLVTITNVSGAVVYTNTFSEGANVVLSTSDMASGLYLMQVKTTEGTATFKLTK